In Procambarus clarkii isolate CNS0578487 chromosome 17, FALCON_Pclarkii_2.0, whole genome shotgun sequence, the sequence atatatatatatatatatatatatatatatatatatatatatatactatatatatatatatattacttatgATGGTGGAAataggtgatggtggttgtggtggtgatggtggtggcgatgTTGatgatttatggtggtggtgatggtggtgtagtggtgatggtgatggtggtggtggtgatggtggtggtggtgatggtggtggtaatggtggtagtagtgacggtaagggtggttgtagtggtgtagcagTGAGATAGtaatagtggtagtgatggtgatgatggtaggTAGTGAGTGTGACAATAGTAGGAGTAAAGACTCACAGGAAGGAGTGGCCGTCCGCCCAGCGTCACGTTAAGATAGTGACCCACGTTGATGGGCGTGGACCTGGCCAGCAGGAACTgcttcacccacacactcaccacccacgtCAGGCAGTTGAAGCGGTTATCGAACTGCGGCCACGTGAAACATTAATAACCACCCCAACCACCTCAATGGggcgccccccccacccccacgttAATATCAGTTTAATATCACGCAAGTTAATATTTCGCCAATATTAATTTCTCGCTAATATAACAGCACACACTCCAAGTTCAATTTAACATAAAAATAATATCTCTCCAAGGTTAGTTACCTGCAGATTTCTGGCCACTCAGAGGCAACCACCAAAATTATGTATTATATGAGTTAATATTCACCATTGTATCATACAAGTGAATAGAATGCTAAGTAATGCATAATATTACATATCAAAGCAAGGAGCTTAAGTTAGAAAAGTGTAAATTACCAAGCAATCAAAATACAAGTAGATAATACGTAAAAGTAAGATTACACGTAAGATAACATCCAGTAGCACATAAGTTGACTTCCAGTAGCACATAAGATAACTTTACCGCGTCGTTGTTAATGGGTTTTATATATGTCAGGTCAAAATCCTTGCTAatcaatgtatatatatcatgTGTCTTAGTATTTGTGTATGTATAGCCATATGTATAGATGTGTTGTACGTTCGTATTTTCCTAAATGTTTTAGCCGAgttattacaagcatgtatatatcACAGTACCAGATCAGTCTGGCTGTGATGGCTAGCCCATATGGCCCTTGGGTTTACGAAGACAAACCAGGCGGAAGTTGAAAACCCTCGATCGGCATCGTCCACAGGTATATCACGAACTCCAAGTCTCAAAGTCTATTATTATGTATATCCTCACGACTGGTCTCAGCCTAGCCCATTCTCTCGAGTAATTTTGCCTAACCGGAGGCATCATAACCtttgcaacccacctaaccctagTGACAAGTATATTGGTTCTGGTTAGAGGGATATTCCTGTGTAAAGGCTCTCCTGTTGGCCCACTAAGAGTTACTGAGGGGCTGACGTACCTTGATATTGTTAAGGATGACGGCGTtgcgctgatggtagccgagaagGCGGCAGTCATCCCAGGCGATGAAGATTACAGGGACCTGAAGGAGGTGGTGGATCTTGGTCACCGCTCGCTGGGCTCCACACCCGCCCAGTGACGCCACCCCTGACCAGACCCGTGTTGCTGCGGGCACCAGGTATGGATCACTGTCTGGTACCTCACTGTTTGGTACTACCCCCTTTGCTACTCTCACGTCCCTTTGTTTGGTACTACCACCTCGTTGTATGGTGTCTCACTCTATCTGGTATCTTATTGGCTGGCATGTCACTGTGTGGTACCTTATTGTTGGGGACCTGGCTCACTGTCTGGTACCTCTCTGTATGGTATCTCACTGTCTGGTACCCTTCTGTATGGTACTTCTCTGTATGGTACTCCTCTGCATAGTGTCTCATTGTGTGGTATCTCATTCTCCATTGTCTGGTATCTCACTGTCAAATACCGCTGTTTGGTATCATGCTGTCAAATAACACTGCTTTGTACTCAGCGTCAAATACCACCGTTTAATGTCTCACTGTCTGCTATCTCACTGTCTGCTATCTCACTATCTGGTATTTCACTGTTAAATACCACTGTCTGGTAACTCACTGTCTCACAAAGTATCTCCTACCTATGGATCCTTCTCGACAAACCTATGGACTGAGTCGCAAAGGTGTTCAAGAAGAGACTTAAGGTATAGTACACGAACGCCGACGGAGTTACAAATAAAGCAGAGGAAATAAATGAAAGGGTTACTGAAATTGATCCTGAtttagttgcaatagtggaaccGAGTATAAATGATATGATCGCTATACAGAAGGTGAGACATAATAACGTGGAGGAACATAccagaccacacatcagaagataaagagacgtcgacgtttcggtccgttctagaCCATTAACAAGCCGTGTAataataatggtccagggcggagcaAAATGTTGTCGTTTTTTTCActtttctgatgtgtagtttggtcatgatATGATATCTGAACATAGACGTACAGTTGAGGATTGGTGCCTATTCGCTCCACCTCGGCCGGGATTGGAAAAATCTTAAAACTCTCTGCTTTGCTGTGTACAAAAAAACTCTTTAATTGATTCAGTACGCAAGAGCACCGCCTCTTCGTTCCGGAAACCACCCGCCTTACGCATGTTATATCATATAACCTAAACACACATTACGGGATAAGATTTAAAAGGAAACATTCTATAAGAGAAGTAGCATCGTTAAATCGGTCTGAAAAAACACCTCGTTAGCTTGGGTAACGAGGCGACACATCATTGAAGACAATATTGACACCCACCACGTTATTGGTGTGTCAGGCACTATTGAGCTGCCTGGCACTGGCTCCGTAGGGACGCTTGTTAAAACTTGACTCAGCCTTCAGGGGACACAAACTAATTTTTGGAAGCAGAAACCCAggaatggtgttgtggtggaggaaaaTGGCATTAATTGCACCTTTTACAGAGTGATTCGTTGACAAGAGGAAAGGTCTTAGTTTATGTTTTACATGAGAATATTAGGACGCTATTATAGAGAGTTAAACACAGGTTATGTCACTTGTGTTATCCCTCTTAATGCCCTTATGTTAAATAAGGGTATTAAGACCCTGGGATAGAGAGTCCAAGACATGTTATGTCCCAAATAAGGGTATTAAGACCCTAGGATAGAGAGTCCAAG encodes:
- the LOC138365555 gene encoding uncharacterized protein, producing MVRTVLEEITAVNPAVRFFTISVHDLPLEEVSTLFLNSTRVWSGVASLGGCGAQRAVTKIHHLLQVPVIFIAWDDCRLLGYHQRNAVILNNIKFDNRFNCLTWVVSVWVKQFLLARSTPINVGHYLNVTLGGRPLLPVSLYSYYCHTHYLPSSPSLPLLLSHCYTTTTTLTVTTTTITTTITTTTITTTTITITTTPPSPPP